Proteins encoded within one genomic window of Pseudorasbora parva isolate DD20220531a chromosome 3, ASM2467924v1, whole genome shotgun sequence:
- the LOC137070800 gene encoding arrestin domain-containing protein 3-like: MMSLTVKNISVVYNAINQSNTFTSGDFISGQVILDVAKDTQMQSLSVKIKGKAEVCWSERHGKKTVVYSDKEKYYSVERFFVLENQTHGNEMLRDSSGQPYPSVVAPGRHVYPFTFQLPLQHFPPTFKGSVGKIVYTLETKLSRSMRISSKAKAEFHYVPGPIVSNPELMAPQYGTKDKQMKLFTSGSVSMNIKTEKMGYYLGEGLKVLAEVQNNSSRAVKPKYCLYEKHSFFARGKRRLYTHEVFKEEGEPIEPSLRKTVTKVLPIPPSLNISILNCKILKVEYRLRVYLDVPYASDPEIKFPVVILPLQSLSGANSATNSDFGIWNQPPGGNVYPKAPPMPPSAPPLNVVGQAGQFGAPGYYGPPPSQFPAPGYPGPPGQCAPPSYTGPPGQFGSSVSHQSDSSAPPPYQEYQLYPQLPDHLKKS; encoded by the exons ATGATGTCCCTCACCGTAAAAAACATTTCTGTCGTTTACAATGCTATTAATCAGAGCAATACCTTCACCAGCGGTGACTTTATATCGGGACAAGTCATTCTGGATGTAGCGAAGGACACACAAATGCAGTCTCTGAGTGTGAAAATTAAAGGAAAAGCAGAGGTTTGCTGGAGCGAGCGTCATGGTAAAAAAACTGTTGTTTACTCGGATAAGGAGAAGTATTATTCCGTCGAGAGGTTTTTCGTTTTGGAGAACCAAACGCATG GTAATGAGATGCTGAGAGATTCATCAGGACAGCCGT ATCCGTCGGTTGTGGCACCAGGTCGTCATGTTTACCCATTCACATTTCAGTTACCTTTACA GCACTTTCCACCAACCTTTAAAGGTTCAGTTGGAAAAATTGTCTACACTTTGGAGACAAAACTATCCCGATCAATGCGTATTTCCAGCAAAGCCAAAGCAGAGTTTCACTATGTGCCCGGTCCAATTGTGTCCAATCCTGAACTAATG GCCCCTCAGTATGGCACCAAAGATAAACAAATGAAACTTTTCACCTCTGGGAGTGTCTCCATGAACATAAAGACTGAGAAAATGGGATACTACCTtg GAGAGGGCTTAAAAGTTTTGGCTGAAGTTCAGAACAATTCATCCCGTGCAGTCAAACCAAAATACTGCCTGTATGAAAAACACAGTTTTTTCGCAAGAGGAAAGAGAAGACTTTACACACATGAGGTATTTAAAGAGGAAGGGGAACCCATTGAGCCGAGTTTAAGAAAAACTGTCACCAAAGTGCTGCCTATTCCTCCCAGCCTTAACATCTCTATCCTAAACTGCAAGATTCTCAAGGTTGAATACAGACTCCGG GTCTACCTGGATGTGCCGTATGCCTCAGACCCGGAGATCAAGTTCCCAGTAGTGATTCTACCTCTTCAGTCTTTATCAGGAGCAAATAGTGCTACAAACAGTGACTTTGGAATCTGGAATCAACCACCAGGTGGCAATGTGTACCCCAAAGCACCTCCTATGCCTCCATCTGCCCCGCCACTTAACGTTGTTGGACAAGCTGGTCAGTTTGGTGCCCCTGGCTACTACGGACCTCCTCCCAGTCAGTTTCCTGCTCCTGGTTACCCTGGACCTCCGGGTCAGTGTGCTCCCCCTAGTTACACTGGACCTCCTGGTCAATTTGGTTCTTCAGTTTCTCATCAGTCTGACTCATCAGCTCCACCTCCATATCAGGAATATCAACTATATCCACAGTTGCCAGACCACCTTAAAAAATCGTAG